DNA sequence from the Penaeus monodon isolate SGIC_2016 chromosome 28, NSTDA_Pmon_1, whole genome shotgun sequence genome:
GATAACTCCACAATATTGTTTAAGATAATCTATGATGAAAGTACAACGTGACGCATAACTGTGTTTAGTTTATGATAAGATATATGTCTCATGTAATGTTTGATATGTGGTGATCATATGGCCGTGTTTACCGTTTTTAATGTGACCAAAATAAGAACACTGAAAGCCTAAATCATACATAGTACAGGTAAAGAGGACAAAACTACCCGTTGCCTTTACCTTTTACCCTCGCCTCCGTCAGCGTCATCAGCAACAACGGAATCGCCGCCCACAGCGGGTGCCTCTCCGAAGACTGGAAGAGGCACAGCAGGCACCTCCGAGGGTATGGCCGGGGCTTCATCAGCGGCCGACCTCCCGTCAAGCGACGCGCTGCCTCCGCTATTGGGGGCCTCGCCCGCAGCTCCAGCCTCAACAAATGATTCTTCTCCCCCAACAAGTGGCGATTCATCCCTAGAAGTTGGAGGCTCGCCCCCGGGAGTTGGTGATTCATCCCCAACAAATGGTGACTCATCTCCAGGAACAGGCAATTCATCTTCAGGAATTACAGATTCACCCCCAACAAATGATGATTCATCCCCAGAAACCGGTGCTTCATCCTGAGCAGGTGCTGATTTATCTCTCGAAATTGGTGATTCATCTCCAGCAATCGGTATTTTATCCCTAACAAATAGTGATCCATCCCCTGATATTGGTGCTTCATCCACAGAACTTGGTGCTTTATCCCTACGTGCTATATCCATAGGTATCGGTGCTTCATCCGTAGGTGGATCTACCTCCATAGGTATCGGTGCTTCACCCGTAGGTGGATCTACATCTATAGGTATTGGGAATTCATCCCTAACATGTAATGCTTTCTCCCCAATTATTTGTGATTCATCTCCAGCAATTGGTGATTCTCCACCAACGAGTGATGATTCATCCTCAGGAATTAGTGCTTCATCTCCAGGTGTTGGTGAATCACTTTCAGAAATTGGTGCTTCATCCCTAACAAATGGTGACTGCATCCCAAGAAGCGGAGATTCATTTCTAAGATCACTGACAAATGGAGATTTACCTCCTATATCTGAAGTTATATCACCTAGTGATATTTCACCAACAGTAAACGGTGTTTGAACACCAATAAACGGAGATTCGCCGCCAATACCTGTCGATTCACCACCAGTGCCTGCTGTTCTACCACTAACTACTTGAGATTCCCCACCAATGTATGGGGTTTCATCGCCAACTGTTCCAGCAGCCGGCGTTTCCCTAAGCAGGCGAGTCAGATAGGTGTCTGGTACGACGAACCCTCTCACGCCCACGCCTCCGTTGACCACGCCAGACACGCCGGTGCCTCTGCCGATGACTCCCGCGACGCCCGTGCCTCCGCTCACACTCCCGTTCACGCCCGTGCCACTCAGGATGGTTCCATTCACACCCGTGCCGTCAAGCACAGTCCCGGCCACCCCGGTTCCGCCCGAGACCATGCCAAAATACCCCAGTGCCATTCTCTACTGTGCCGTTCAGGCCTGTGCCTCCTATAACATACCCCATGACACCTGTTCCACTTTCGACGTTGCCCCTGATGCCAGTGCCGTTTCTTATATTCCCAAGaacacctttcccccctttcaccaCGCCATTCACCCCAGTGCCATTGCTAACGGAGCCTACTACCCCGACTCCGTCATAAGAGTTCCaattacc
Encoded proteins:
- the LOC119591217 gene encoding uncharacterized protein LOC119591217, yielding MALGYFGMVSGGTGVAGTVLDGTGVNGTILSGTGVNGSVSGGTGVAGVIGRGTGVSGVVNGGVGVRGFVVPDTYLTRLLRETPAAGTVGDETPYIGGESQVVSGRTAGTGGESTGIGGESPFIGVQTPFTVGEISLGDITSDIGGKSPFVSDLRNESPLLGMQSPFVRDEAPISESDSPTPGDEALIPEDESSLVGGESPIAGDESQIIGEKALHVRDEFPIPIDVDPPTGEAPIPMEVDPPTDEAPIPMDIARRDKAPSSVDEAPISGDGSLFVRDKIPIAGDESPISRDKSAPAQDEAPVSGDESSFVGGESVIPEDELPVPGDESPFVGDESPTPGGEPPTSRDESPLVGGEESFVEAGAAGEAPNSGGSASLDGRSAADEAPAIPSEVPAVPLPVFGEAPAVGGDSVVADDADGGEGKSPFDPHNSLLHFLSAHRGNICDTFDETSQTDLKSVQRDRWRSGRRRWQKKGTKAKRGWEEQYGSRAENICIVTAAHEVVKPLACPRWRRREGEHGVLSSRPRGQGASGWGEGVLCAAKGRGNTSPKVTTCTLCGPERAGDRHAHSTVASDTPSRVRITCGGFPPAAAAAAVVYFTATGAALVQEKQWKRDTHRAPAAEAAAWRARTPKGQQRAVVVAVSHDQIRLSTKDGSRPPTRRSGARGTT